One window of Microcoleus vaginatus PCC 9802 genomic DNA carries:
- the cobM gene encoding precorrin-4 C(11)-methyltransferase, whose product MSLTEIEALIPRVYIVGAGPGDPDLLTVKAQKLLAAADVILFADSLVPEQILQGVRADAEVIQTADKTLEEIVPLMVERVRGGKSVVRLHSGDPCLYGAVGEQMQALASEGIAFEVIPGISAFQLAAAKLKIELTVPGVVQTIILTRISGRTEVPEREELASLAAHQASLCLYLSARHVEQAQAKLMEHYPSDLPVAICYRLGWPDEKIVLVPLDKMAVATRENNLIRTTMYVISPALGKSAEGRSRLYHPEHDRLFRPSKEEGRRKREEGRGKKEQL is encoded by the coding sequence ATGAGTTTGACAGAGATTGAAGCCTTAATTCCAAGGGTATACATTGTAGGTGCAGGCCCGGGAGACCCGGATTTGTTGACTGTTAAGGCTCAAAAATTACTGGCTGCGGCTGATGTCATATTATTTGCGGATTCCTTAGTCCCAGAGCAAATTTTGCAGGGGGTGCGCGCGGATGCTGAAGTGATCCAAACTGCGGATAAGACCCTCGAAGAGATTGTACCTTTGATGGTGGAACGAGTGCGCGGCGGAAAAAGCGTCGTCCGCCTCCATTCCGGCGATCCCTGTCTCTACGGGGCTGTCGGCGAACAAATGCAAGCTTTGGCTTCCGAGGGAATTGCTTTTGAGGTAATCCCGGGAATTAGCGCTTTTCAACTTGCCGCAGCTAAACTAAAAATTGAGTTGACAGTTCCGGGAGTTGTGCAGACAATTATTTTGACGCGAATTAGCGGCAGAACAGAAGTACCGGAACGCGAAGAATTGGCGAGTTTAGCGGCTCATCAAGCGAGTTTGTGCCTGTATTTGAGTGCTCGCCATGTCGAACAGGCTCAAGCTAAATTGATGGAACATTACCCATCAGATTTGCCTGTAGCGATTTGTTATCGGTTGGGCTGGCCGGATGAAAAAATTGTGCTAGTTCCCCTTGACAAAATGGCCGTTGCTACGCGCGAAAATAATTTGATCAGAACGACAATGTATGTGATTAGTCCGGCGTTGGGAAAATCAGCAGAAGGGCGATCGCGCTTGTACCATCCAGAGCACGATCGGCTTTTTAGACCCTCGAAGGAAGAAGGAAGAAGGAAGAGGGAAGAAGGAAGAGGGAAGAAGGAGCAATTATGA
- a CDS encoding class I SAM-dependent methyltransferase gives MTDSNRLKLILKERLKRSIGLKGEFYLPCLPSMLDDYLKLLSDFLNILGQNIDAAQAENLRTLIANALAEGFKNSPHANLIVSYFPANSQSGLAGGITLNTKIQIESMAQKYHSWPDIRPEPLFGSHPDAKVIAIAAELGEPGKAPILDVGAGPGRNSLPLARLGHSVDAIELTPIFAEKLSAAATAENLPINVTQGDVLDPLLRMKTYRYKLAIATEVLSHFRYPEQIRLFLGKMSDAVLSGGFILFSAFLAVEGYEPDEMAKQMSELCWSYLITRQELQAAIEGLPLEIISDQSVIEYEQKHLPDSAWPPTPWFVSWASGRDLFSVKQTPPLELRWILVKRL, from the coding sequence TTGACAGACTCGAATCGCCTGAAATTAATTCTCAAAGAAAGGCTCAAAAGGAGCATCGGCCTCAAGGGAGAATTCTATCTGCCTTGCTTGCCATCGATGCTAGACGACTATCTTAAATTACTCTCAGACTTCTTAAACATTCTCGGACAAAACATCGACGCTGCCCAAGCCGAAAACTTGCGAACATTAATCGCCAACGCCTTAGCAGAAGGATTCAAAAATTCCCCCCACGCTAATCTAATAGTCTCCTATTTTCCCGCTAATTCCCAAAGCGGTTTAGCCGGTGGCATTACTCTGAATACCAAGATTCAAATCGAATCGATGGCCCAGAAATATCATAGCTGGCCGGATATTCGCCCCGAACCTTTATTCGGCAGCCATCCCGATGCCAAAGTCATCGCCATTGCCGCCGAATTAGGCGAACCGGGAAAAGCACCTATTTTAGATGTGGGTGCGGGCCCAGGGCGCAATAGTTTGCCTTTAGCAAGGTTAGGCCATTCCGTGGATGCGATCGAACTAACGCCGATTTTTGCCGAGAAGCTATCAGCAGCAGCAACCGCCGAAAACTTGCCGATAAATGTCACCCAAGGCGACGTTTTAGACCCATTATTGAGAATGAAAACTTATCGGTACAAATTAGCCATTGCTACCGAAGTTCTCTCACACTTCCGCTACCCGGAACAAATTCGTTTGTTCCTGGGCAAAATGTCCGATGCTGTTTTAAGTGGCGGGTTTATATTATTCAGTGCTTTCTTAGCTGTAGAGGGTTACGAACCCGATGAGATGGCAAAACAAATGTCTGAATTGTGTTGGTCTTATCTGATTACCAGACAAGAATTGCAAGCAGCCATAGAGGGTTTGCCGTTAGAAATTATTTCTGATCAATCGGTGATTGAATACGAACAAAAACATTTGCCTGATTCTGCGTGGCCGCCGACACCTTGGTTTGTGAGTTGGGCTAGCGGGCGGGATTTATTTTCTGTGAAACAAACACCGCCGTTAGAGTTGCGGTGGATACTTGTTAAACGCTTGTAG
- a CDS encoding phosphoglucosamine mutase — protein sequence MVQTPSRPRGSEFPAVNSVQPAKLDTILLGNSLSLPNTKLFGTDGIRGKVGELLNAPLALQVGFWAGQVLRQHSPNQGPVILGQDSRNSSDMLAMALSAGLTAAGLEVWNLGLCPTPCVAYLASVSESVGGVMISASHNPPEDNGIKFFDSNGSKLSQQLQEQIEAGIRGAKVPVASLGWGHHYHRSELVKDYATSLCDSLQQMNLEGMRIVLDLAWGAAAGLGPAVFAQMGADVICLHDSPDGSRINVNCGSTHLDSLQAAVLEHNADLGFAFDGDADRVLCVDNQGRTIDGDYILYLWGRQLRDSQQLPSNLIISTVMANLGFERAWEELGGKLTRTDVGDQYVHAEMQRTGAMLGGEQSGHILCPHYGVSGDGLLTALHLASLVRQSGQSLAQLVSGSFQTYPQLLRNIRVDDREKRLKWHECEAMQNAIERATTAMGEQGRVLVRASGTEPLIRVMVEAASAELANFWTENLVLAVQQHIAI from the coding sequence ATGGTTCAGACACCTTCGCGCCCTCGTGGCAGCGAGTTTCCGGCTGTTAACTCGGTACAGCCAGCCAAACTGGATACGATTCTGCTGGGAAATAGCCTCTCCCTGCCAAATACCAAACTCTTCGGCACAGACGGCATTCGCGGGAAAGTTGGAGAATTGCTGAATGCACCCCTAGCCCTGCAAGTGGGCTTCTGGGCTGGACAAGTTCTACGGCAACATTCCCCCAACCAGGGGCCTGTGATTTTGGGGCAAGACAGCAGGAATTCCAGCGATATGCTGGCAATGGCACTGTCAGCAGGTTTGACGGCCGCCGGTTTGGAAGTGTGGAATTTGGGATTGTGTCCCACTCCCTGCGTTGCTTATCTGGCAAGCGTTTCGGAGTCGGTTGGCGGAGTGATGATTTCGGCTTCTCACAATCCCCCAGAAGACAACGGCATTAAGTTTTTTGACTCAAACGGCTCAAAGCTGTCGCAGCAGTTGCAGGAACAAATCGAAGCGGGAATCCGGGGGGCAAAGGTTCCGGTTGCTAGCTTGGGTTGGGGACACCACTACCATCGGTCTGAGTTGGTTAAAGATTATGCCACTTCGCTCTGTGATTCGCTGCAACAGATGAATTTGGAGGGAATGCGGATTGTTTTGGATTTGGCTTGGGGGGCGGCCGCGGGTTTGGGGCCGGCGGTGTTCGCGCAAATGGGGGCGGATGTGATCTGTTTGCACGACTCTCCTGATGGATCTCGCATTAATGTTAACTGCGGTTCTACTCATCTAGACAGTTTGCAAGCGGCAGTTTTGGAACACAATGCCGATTTGGGATTTGCTTTTGACGGCGATGCCGATCGAGTTTTGTGTGTTGACAACCAAGGTCGAACGATTGACGGCGATTACATTCTTTATCTGTGGGGCCGACAGTTGCGCGACTCCCAACAGTTACCCTCCAATTTAATTATTTCTACTGTAATGGCTAACCTCGGCTTCGAGCGAGCTTGGGAAGAATTGGGGGGCAAACTAACTAGAACCGACGTGGGAGATCAGTACGTTCACGCTGAAATGCAGCGCACCGGTGCGATGTTGGGCGGCGAACAGTCGGGCCACATTCTTTGTCCGCATTACGGTGTCAGCGGCGACGGTTTGCTGACAGCTTTGCATTTGGCTTCGCTGGTGCGCCAGTCCGGGCAATCTTTGGCACAATTGGTAAGTGGCAGTTTCCAAACTTATCCGCAGTTGCTGCGAAATATTCGGGTGGACGATCGCGAAAAACGCCTGAAATGGCACGAGTGCGAGGCAATGCAAAATGCGATCGAACGTGCTACAACAGCAATGGGCGAACAGGGACGGGTTTTGGTTCGCGCTTCTGGCACTGAACCGCTAATTCGAGTTATGGTGGAAGCTGCCAGCGCCGAATTGGCTAATTTCTGGACTGAAAATTTAGTTTTAGCCGTTCAGCAACACATAGCTATCTGA
- a CDS encoding prolipoprotein diacylglyceryl transferase, with amino-acid sequence MVLNILALPLAFQFTSPGPIIFQLGPVAIRWYGLLIASAVLIGVSLSQYLAQKRRVNPELLGDLAIWLVLGAIPCARIYYVAFEWQQYAQRPEDIIAIWKGGIAIHGAILGGTIAALIFAKIQRVSFWQLADLIAPSAILGQAIGRWGNFFNSEAFGSPTDLPWKLYIPPNSRPPAYANFEYFHPTFLYESLWNLTVFGLLLTLFFRDLQGKIRLKTGALFLVYIAAYSSGRVWIEGLRTDSLMLGPLRTAQMVSLTGIVLGLGGLAWLYLLDRPLPDVVSPNSDRANITHKSPEDQ; translated from the coding sequence ATGGTGCTAAATATTCTGGCGCTGCCCTTAGCGTTTCAATTTACATCGCCCGGCCCAATTATCTTTCAACTTGGCCCCGTAGCCATCCGCTGGTACGGGCTGTTGATAGCTTCTGCCGTCTTGATTGGGGTCAGTCTGTCCCAATACTTGGCCCAAAAACGCCGCGTCAACCCGGAATTGTTGGGTGATTTGGCAATTTGGCTGGTTCTGGGCGCTATTCCCTGTGCTCGAATTTATTACGTGGCTTTCGAGTGGCAGCAATACGCCCAGAGGCCTGAAGATATTATTGCGATTTGGAAAGGCGGAATTGCGATTCACGGGGCGATTTTGGGTGGCACGATCGCAGCTTTAATTTTTGCGAAAATCCAGCGAGTTTCTTTTTGGCAATTGGCAGATTTAATCGCGCCCTCGGCAATTCTCGGTCAGGCGATCGGACGCTGGGGAAATTTCTTTAACTCGGAAGCTTTTGGCAGTCCTACGGATTTGCCTTGGAAACTCTATATTCCGCCAAACAGCCGCCCGCCCGCCTACGCTAATTTTGAATACTTCCACCCCACATTTCTCTACGAATCTCTGTGGAATTTGACAGTATTTGGGTTGCTTCTGACTTTATTTTTCCGAGATTTGCAGGGCAAAATTCGCTTAAAAACTGGTGCTTTATTTTTGGTTTATATCGCAGCTTACAGTTCCGGTCGAGTCTGGATTGAAGGGTTGCGAACTGATAGTTTGATGTTGGGGCCGCTGCGGACGGCACAAATGGTAAGCTTGACTGGGATTGTTTTAGGCTTGGGTGGGTTAGCTTGGCTTTATTTGCTCGATCGACCTTTGCCCGATGTTGTCTCCCCAAATAGCGATCGGGCAAATATCACTCATAAATCCCCAGAGGATCAATAA
- a CDS encoding phosphoribosylglycinamide formyltransferase has translation MTANPVSVNSNACLISPEIGQSALAPAHPPLKLGVLASGSGSNFEVIAQAIQNQQLNAQIPILIYNNPEAKAAARAEKYGIPSILLNHRDCKSREELDTKIVKTFQEYDVEWVVMAGWMRIVTKVLFDAFPDRVINIHPSLLPSFPGIRAVEQALAAKVKITGCTVHIARLEVDSGPILMQAAVPVLPDDTAETLHARIQVQEHKIMLGAIALIAESNQKYCD, from the coding sequence ATGACCGCTAATCCAGTATCTGTTAATTCCAATGCCTGCCTGATTTCTCCTGAGATTGGCCAAAGTGCGCTCGCTCCGGCCCATCCTCCATTAAAATTAGGAGTTTTAGCATCAGGAAGCGGCAGCAACTTCGAGGTAATTGCCCAAGCCATCCAAAATCAACAACTCAACGCTCAAATACCAATATTAATTTACAACAACCCCGAAGCCAAAGCCGCAGCCAGAGCCGAAAAATACGGTATTCCATCGATTCTTCTCAATCACCGCGACTGCAAAAGCCGCGAAGAATTAGATACAAAAATTGTCAAAACTTTTCAAGAATATGATGTAGAATGGGTAGTGATGGCGGGTTGGATGCGAATTGTTACCAAAGTTTTGTTTGATGCTTTTCCCGATCGCGTTATTAACATTCACCCCAGCTTATTGCCGAGTTTCCCAGGAATTCGCGCCGTCGAGCAAGCACTGGCAGCTAAGGTTAAAATCACCGGATGTACGGTACATATCGCCCGTTTAGAAGTAGACAGCGGGCCGATTTTAATGCAGGCTGCGGTGCCAGTATTGCCTGATGATACCGCAGAAACACTGCACGCGAGAATTCAGGTGCAAGAGCACAAGATTATGCTCGGTGCGATCGCACTTATTGCCGAATCTAATCAAAAATATTGTGACTAA
- a CDS encoding peptidase C15, translating to MTAKILLTSFDTWLPYQPSNSSDDLLAKISQIKSLPDSLTFLRKLPVDFQLAPNLAIAQINQLQPDTIICCGMAESRQKLTVESGACCDSDIRKTAVNLEPLVADLAATEISHEAGKFVCEALYYAVLKHICDSQIAAKCIFIHVPILTPDNADRIVADFLLVMERLTLASNK from the coding sequence ATGACGGCGAAAATCCTGCTAACCTCATTTGATACTTGGCTTCCCTATCAGCCATCCAACTCTTCGGACGACTTATTAGCCAAGATTTCCCAAATCAAATCTTTGCCTGATTCCCTGACTTTTTTGAGGAAACTGCCAGTAGATTTTCAGCTAGCACCTAATTTAGCGATCGCCCAAATCAACCAACTCCAACCCGATACTATTATCTGCTGCGGCATGGCCGAAAGTCGGCAAAAATTAACCGTAGAATCTGGCGCTTGTTGCGATAGCGACATTCGGAAAACCGCAGTTAATCTCGAACCGCTAGTTGCTGATTTAGCTGCCACAGAAATCAGTCACGAAGCCGGAAAATTTGTATGCGAAGCCCTATATTATGCGGTTTTAAAACATATTTGCGATTCTCAAATAGCCGCTAAATGTATTTTCATCCACGTACCAATTTTAACTCCCGACAACGCTGACAGAATTGTCGCCGATTTTTTATTAGTTATGGAACGCCTAACTCTCGCAAGTAATAAATAG
- a CDS encoding dienelactone hydrolase family protein, with the protein MTDLTRRQFITVTALSAGFALAVHPIAAAVINTDAAGLIAGEIKIPVKDGSIPAYRAMPASGSNFPVILVIQEIFGVHAHLQDICRRFAKLGYLAIAPEMFARQGDVSKLTEVQEIISKVVSKVPDAQVMSDLDATLEWAQKSGKGNTNKLGITGFCWGGRIVWLYSSHNPKVTAGVAWYGRVVGNSTDLTPKQPIDIAASLKVPVLGLYGGKDQSIPNDTVEKMQQVLKTGSSGSEIVLYPDAPHGFNADYRPSYREKEAEDAWKRMQDWFKKYGVS; encoded by the coding sequence ATGACTGATTTAACTCGCAGACAATTTATCACTGTCACCGCATTAAGCGCCGGATTTGCCTTAGCAGTTCATCCTATTGCGGCTGCCGTTATCAATACGGATGCTGCTGGTTTAATAGCAGGTGAGATAAAAATTCCGGTAAAAGACGGCTCAATTCCAGCATACAGAGCCATGCCAGCCAGCGGCAGCAATTTTCCAGTAATTTTAGTAATTCAAGAAATCTTCGGAGTTCACGCCCACCTTCAAGATATTTGCCGCCGTTTTGCAAAATTAGGTTATTTAGCGATCGCCCCAGAAATGTTTGCCCGTCAAGGTGATGTTTCTAAACTCACCGAGGTTCAAGAAATTATTAGTAAAGTTGTCTCGAAAGTTCCTGACGCTCAAGTTATGTCTGATTTAGATGCTACCCTAGAGTGGGCACAAAAGTCAGGAAAAGGCAATACTAATAAGTTGGGAATTACAGGATTTTGCTGGGGTGGCAGAATTGTTTGGCTGTACTCTTCCCACAACCCTAAAGTCACAGCGGGAGTTGCTTGGTACGGGCGTGTGGTTGGCAATTCTACGGATTTAACTCCCAAACAGCCGATCGACATTGCAGCAAGTTTGAAAGTGCCCGTATTGGGTCTTTACGGTGGCAAAGACCAGTCAATTCCCAACGATACAGTCGAGAAAATGCAGCAAGTTCTCAAAACTGGCAGCAGCGGTTCCGAAATTGTGCTTTATCCAGATGCGCCGCACGGTTTTAACGCCGACTATCGCCCCAGTTACCGGGAAAAAGAAGCTGAGGATGCTTGGAAACGGATGCAAGATTGGTTTAAAAAGTATGGAGTTTCATAG
- the rlmN gene encoding 23S rRNA (adenine(2503)-C(2))-methyltransferase RlmN gives MSPTSVSQVYSSGNSRGANQSRKTAALAVESGKIPPLLGASLAELTDWVQQQGQPAYRGKQLYQWIYEKGARSLSDISVFSKQWRETVAKIPIGRSTIHYRSVAPDATVKYLLKLADGQIIETVGIPTDKRLTVCVSAQVGCAMGCDFCATGKGGFKRNLEKHEIVDQVLTVQQDFGRRVSHIVFMGMGEPLLNFDNVVAAVQCLNQDVGIGQRNITISTVGIRNRISQLAEHQLQVTLAVSLHASNQRLREELIPSARPYPLGELIAECREYVRSTGRRLSFEYVLLAGVNDLPEHAAELATHLRGFQCHVNLIPYNPIQEAEYKRPTPNRINSFVSVLKEKKIAVSVRYSRGLEADAACGQLRASEVEK, from the coding sequence ATGTCTCCTACTTCCGTTTCTCAGGTGTACTCTTCTGGTAATTCCAGGGGCGCGAATCAGTCTCGCAAGACTGCTGCTTTGGCTGTTGAGTCGGGTAAAATTCCGCCCTTGCTGGGGGCGAGTTTGGCTGAGTTAACGGACTGGGTGCAGCAGCAGGGACAACCAGCTTATCGGGGAAAGCAGTTGTACCAGTGGATTTATGAGAAAGGTGCGCGATCGCTCTCTGATATTTCTGTATTCTCGAAACAGTGGCGCGAGACTGTTGCTAAAATTCCGATCGGGCGATCGACCATTCATTATCGATCGGTCGCACCAGACGCCACCGTAAAATATCTCTTAAAATTGGCAGACGGTCAAATCATTGAAACAGTCGGCATTCCCACCGATAAACGGCTTACTGTCTGCGTCTCAGCCCAAGTTGGCTGCGCGATGGGCTGCGACTTTTGCGCTACCGGAAAAGGCGGTTTCAAGCGCAACTTAGAAAAACACGAAATCGTCGATCAAGTCTTGACAGTACAGCAAGATTTCGGCCGCCGAGTCAGCCACATCGTATTTATGGGCATGGGCGAACCCCTGCTGAATTTCGATAATGTTGTAGCTGCTGTCCAATGTTTGAATCAAGACGTAGGAATTGGACAGCGAAATATCACCATTTCCACAGTAGGAATTCGCAATCGCATCAGCCAACTAGCCGAACATCAACTGCAAGTTACCCTCGCCGTCAGCCTCCACGCTTCTAATCAAAGATTGCGCGAAGAGTTAATTCCTAGCGCCCGCCCTTATCCTTTGGGTGAGTTAATCGCAGAATGTCGCGAATATGTGCGATCGACTGGACGCAGATTAAGTTTTGAATACGTACTTTTAGCAGGCGTGAATGACTTGCCGGAACACGCAGCCGAGTTAGCAACTCACTTGCGCGGTTTTCAGTGTCACGTCAATTTGATTCCTTACAATCCGATTCAGGAAGCTGAATATAAGCGACCGACTCCCAATCGAATTAACAGTTTTGTATCGGTTTTGAAGGAAAAGAAAATTGCAGTTAGCGTGCGGTATTCTCGCGGCTTAGAAGCAGATGCAGCCTGCGGACAATTGCGGGCATCCGAGGTTGAGAAGTGA
- a CDS encoding flavin reductase, whose product MLDEQAKKTILRKIPHGLYICGVKDGEEVNGFTASWVMQSSFTPPLVVNCVKQDSKSHGMIKASGVFALSFLEAGQKELAQKFFKQQRRVGNKFEDVEFYPGAETGCPIISDSLGYVECKVVGAVEHGDHTVYVGEVLAAGVHREGNPLLLESTGWNYGG is encoded by the coding sequence GTGCTAGACGAACAAGCTAAAAAGACCATCTTGCGGAAAATCCCTCACGGATTGTACATCTGCGGTGTCAAAGACGGGGAGGAAGTCAACGGTTTCACCGCTAGCTGGGTGATGCAATCTTCCTTTACCCCTCCCTTAGTTGTCAACTGCGTCAAGCAAGACTCCAAATCCCACGGCATGATCAAAGCCAGCGGTGTCTTTGCTTTGAGTTTCCTAGAAGCAGGGCAAAAAGAGTTAGCCCAGAAATTCTTCAAGCAGCAGCGCCGCGTTGGCAATAAATTTGAGGATGTAGAATTTTATCCCGGCGCGGAAACTGGTTGTCCGATTATCTCGGATTCTCTCGGTTACGTCGAGTGCAAAGTTGTCGGTGCTGTGGAACACGGGGATCACACGGTTTATGTGGGAGAAGTTTTGGCAGCCGGCGTCCACCGAGAAGGCAATCCGTTGCTGCTAGAAAGCACGGGTTGGAATTACGGCGGCTAA
- the hisH gene encoding imidazole glycerol phosphate synthase subunit HisH, whose product MSVIAVVDYDMGNLHSVCKGLENVGAVPKITDSPAIIEQADAVVLPGVGSFDPAMQNLRSRNLIEPIKSAIASGKPFLGICLGLQILFESSEEGVEPGLGVIAGKVRRFRSEPGLTIPHMGWNQLELTQQNLPLWQNLPSDPWVYFVHSYYVDPVDWEVRSAMVSHGSQNVTAAIAKDNLMAVQFHPEKSSSTGLQMLSNFVSLVREKVPA is encoded by the coding sequence ATGTCTGTCATTGCAGTAGTAGACTATGACATGGGCAATCTGCACTCAGTCTGTAAAGGCTTGGAAAATGTGGGTGCAGTGCCAAAAATTACAGATTCTCCTGCTATAATCGAGCAGGCTGATGCGGTGGTTTTGCCGGGAGTTGGTTCGTTTGATCCGGCAATGCAGAATTTAAGATCGCGCAATTTGATAGAACCGATAAAAAGTGCGATCGCCTCGGGAAAACCTTTTTTAGGCATTTGTTTGGGTTTGCAAATTCTGTTTGAAAGTTCCGAAGAAGGCGTAGAACCGGGATTGGGCGTTATTGCGGGAAAAGTGCGCCGATTTCGGTCGGAACCGGGTTTGACAATTCCGCACATGGGATGGAATCAATTGGAACTTACTCAGCAGAATTTGCCGCTGTGGCAAAATTTACCGTCTGATCCTTGGGTTTATTTCGTGCATTCTTATTATGTCGATCCGGTTGATTGGGAAGTGCGATCGGCAATGGTGAGTCACGGCAGTCAAAACGTGACGGCGGCTATAGCTAAAGACAATTTGATGGCCGTGCAATTTCACCCGGAAAAGTCTTCGAGTACGGGATTGCAAATGCTGTCAAATTTTGTCAGTCTGGTGAGGGAAAAAGTACCCGCTTAG
- a CDS encoding N-acetyltransferase — MNLLDILAHLPTIETERLLLRKITLNDARDMFEYASNPAVSQYTMWSTHTSIEDTKDFLKSLTKMYKRRELVDWGIVHKVEKKFIGTCGFVEWSMTHSRAEIGYALSRSYWGEGYMSEAVNAVIEFGFREMLLNRIMARCEVNNIASARVMEKVGMQLEGVLRQHLFVKDRYWDLKLYSILREEFFENIVE; from the coding sequence ATGAACCTTCTCGATATATTAGCTCATTTACCCACTATAGAAACTGAAAGGCTCCTGCTCCGAAAAATTACTTTAAACGATGCCAGGGATATGTTTGAGTATGCCTCAAACCCCGCAGTATCCCAATACACAATGTGGTCAACCCACACCTCGATCGAAGACACTAAAGACTTTCTCAAGTCACTTACAAAAATGTACAAAAGACGAGAGCTTGTAGATTGGGGAATTGTCCACAAAGTCGAGAAAAAGTTTATCGGGACTTGCGGATTTGTGGAATGGAGCATGACGCACAGCCGCGCGGAAATTGGCTACGCACTCTCTAGGAGCTATTGGGGCGAAGGATACATGAGCGAGGCTGTTAATGCAGTTATTGAATTCGGCTTTCGGGAGATGTTGCTGAATCGAATTATGGCTCGATGTGAAGTTAACAATATTGCTTCCGCTCGGGTGATGGAAAAAGTGGGGATGCAATTGGAAGGGGTATTGCGACAGCACCTATTTGTCAAAGACAGATATTGGGATCTAAAACTTTATTCGATTCTCAGGGAAGAGTTTTTTGAGAATATTGTAGAATAG
- the rsmD gene encoding 16S rRNA (guanine(966)-N(2))-methyltransferase RsmD, which yields MSLRICGNRQIKTLPGLATRPTPSRVREALFNIWQGTIADCRWLDICTGSGSMGAEALCRQAASVTGIEQSAKACAIIRENWEQVADSSQTFQILRGNATAKLATLAGQQFDRIYFDPPYASDLYEPVLNTIASQEMLAPNGEIAIEHSPERSAQAISGLEICRHKVYGNTALTFYTRSA from the coding sequence ATGAGCCTGAGAATCTGTGGCAACCGCCAAATAAAAACTCTGCCGGGACTCGCAACTCGCCCTACACCTTCGCGAGTCAGAGAAGCTTTATTTAATATTTGGCAAGGGACGATCGCAGATTGCAGATGGCTTGACATTTGTACCGGCAGCGGTTCGATGGGTGCAGAAGCTTTGTGTCGTCAAGCCGCGAGTGTCACTGGCATCGAACAGTCGGCGAAAGCTTGTGCGATTATCCGCGAAAACTGGGAGCAAGTAGCAGACTCGTCCCAAACATTCCAAATACTGCGGGGAAACGCGACGGCGAAGTTGGCAACACTAGCGGGGCAGCAGTTCGATCGCATTTACTTCGATCCGCCCTACGCCAGCGACTTGTACGAACCTGTGTTAAACACGATCGCCAGCCAAGAAATGCTAGCACCAAACGGCGAAATCGCGATCGAACACAGCCCGGAGCGATCGGCACAAGCGATTTCCGGCCTAGAAATTTGCCGCCACAAAGTCTACGGCAATACAGCATTAACCTTCTACACACGCAGTGCCTGA